The Fusarium oxysporum f. sp. lycopersici 4287 chromosome 1, whole genome shotgun sequence DNA segment CGAGGTTCATCGTGACAGAGATGCCCAATATTCCGTTTAATGCATCTGGTACATGGTCTCTCCTATTCATGGCGTCAGTGACTTGGTTTTGATGGTGTAGAAAGCAAGCCCCTCCCCTGAATAGCCGAACACAACAGCTGCAGCTCAGGTGTCCCAGCATGTTATCAAGACAAGAAGCAGGGGTCGCCTAGGATCGTACTTACAAGATCGCAAGTCATATGCTGGACGCAGGTAGAAAACAGATTGTCAGCTACAGTTCTCAAAGCTCACATATGCAAAGTGAAGGGTAAACTAGACGAGATTTGTCTCATAGGCGCCATGTCCGTCGCACAATACTTCAGCTCAACAAATGACCTGGCTGCTAAGAACGGCTAAAGCTGCTCGAGGTCCAGACAGAACCAATGCGAACGCGCGTCGTTGAACTTGGGGTTAACTTACAGATCGTCGACAATATACGCAAGCTGTAATGAAGCGCCCCAGCGATGTCAGCCCAATGTTTTTCTTGGTTAAGGTAGATAGATGCATGCGCCATGTTGAACTTTGCCCCTGGAATTGGAGTTGATGAGTCGATGGCTTAGCTAGTTGATTGGTCATGATTCAAGATTCTTTCGATCGCAGCTATATCCAGTATCATGACCTTCACTCCCAACCCCAACGCGAACCCCCAGGAGCACATTGCGCAACACCACATCTGGAGCCTGTGCAAGGGAAGATAGTGTCAATACTTAGGAAGACGTACCGTGGTTGACTTTACGTCTCTTTTTCGTAGGGGCCTTATGATTGCCAGAAGCAGTGGCATTCGAGTTCTTGTCGCGATTCACAGCCTTGCCATCGTCGCCTTTGGCAGGCTCCTGCTTAGCGCTCTTGCCCATGGTAGCGGCATTCCGGTCGGTCATTTTGTCTTATGCTCCCATTGGATCTCGAGGTTACGCAAGGCGGCGTCAGGTTCGCAGATCATTTGCGGCTCGCTGCAGCAATCTTGTATGGGTCTACAGCTCAGCCGAAGCGACACGATCCATTCGCACGTTGTCGGCGGCTAGTTGTTGCGATTGCGATTGCTATTTCTGCAGTTCTTGTGCGCGGGTGTCGGTTTGTCGACTGTAGTTTTTCTCTGGGAGAGTCGCGCGCGCGTGAATTGGTCCCgtggagggggaggggaggAGGAAAGTGGCTGCGCAGGTGGTGTGAGCCGAAACGGTCGAAAGGATGAGGTTTTGAAGGGCACGAGTGAGTGCAACGAGATGCAAAAGATGAATTGATAGCTCAGCAGCCGAGGCTGGCCCGTGAGAGGTAAAACAATGGACACCAGAAGCTTGTAGCCGTCCAAGTTGAAAGAGAAGGTAAAAAGACTTACGAGGACCTGGACGGTGAAGTTTGAGCCAGGCTTAGGCTTAGGCTTAGGCCTGGGGCCGAAATAGGCTGGTCTTGGTTGACCACCTCACGAGCGAAGTGGGCCTTGGATCAGCCAGTTTACGTTGAATATCGTCGTGAAGAGCGTGAAAGAGGATCAATAGTTATTAAAAGTGATCCGCATTGACATGGGCTTGGTTAAGGTACCGTTAGTCAAGAATTGTAAATGAGAGAATTAGATTTCTCCTCATTTCAAGACAGAAGAAACAGGCCAGAGCTAAAAGTCAACTGCACCTCCCTCACCCAGGCAGGGCTACCAGCGGGAAGGACTTGCTTCCTGGGGGCTGGACCTACCTCTTGAAATAGCGGGGTTTAGGGAAGGTGCCAGTGGTCCCCGGTCTCGGTGAACGAGCGGCCGGGGCGGGTCCGGGCGAGTCTCCGTACCGCCGGAGCACAGTCCAGAACTACTATTCCCAAAAGCCTCAAACCTACAGACATACACAAGTTAGTACATTAATCATACCGCTCGATTCATGAGCTTCTAATGTCAAACTAGCTGGCTTCCAATTTAATTGCTTCTAACTGCCGGCAGCCGAGGCAACAGCAGTCAGCCGAAGGATCGTAAGGTATACAGAGTTCATTACCTAGGTACATAGGCATAAGTTGTAATTACACTATACAGTGTTGCAAGACAAGACGAAAACTGTAATTCGTGCATTTCCCTCCCTTTCTGGGGTGCATACTTCTCAACCTAGGCCATTATATGGAGGGCATATGACTGCCAAAATGGGAGATATACGTCCATATCTAAATAAGACAGACAGGCCTCCAATCGAACTCCAATATCCTCACATCTGTTGACCCCAGCCTCCAATTTCAAAGTCAGGTACAATCCCATTCTCTTGAGCAATCAGACCATCTCACTCCTTTCAAACCATAAAAACAGCCCGTGCACAAATCAGGGACCATGAGCCTTTTCTTGACCATTTCTGACATGATCTTCTAGAGAAGGATCTGGTACGATATTCCAGCCCGCATGCTGACCTTGACCTTCGGTGAAAGAGAATGGCGCTAAATAAACTCACAGCAGGCTGAAACACTTGTCCAAATCGAGTAATAGCTCGTCTGGGGCATCTCTGCGCGTTATTATTCCTTCACTGCAACTCTATGATGTTAATATCACCTCTCACTTTGCACTATATTAATTGCCGCATAGCATTCTTTCCTCGTTTATCTATATCGCTGATGTCATATTGTGAACTTGTTGTTGAAGTACTCATGTAGTTCGTTGCTCTCGTTCCGAATGTCGGCGATTCACGGCTAGCTTCAGTTCATCGTTGACGACTTTGGAAGGTTAGAGATGATTTCGACCAATAGGATTTGATCCATATTCTGTTGGTAACTTCGTTTTACTTGGGCCAAGACGCACGTACATacaaccatcatcaaggtcaaAGATTCTGCCGTACAACGTGATATTTCATTTTACTCGTAAAGTGTGCCTGCCCATGTCAACCTTAACTCCAATAGTAACAGGTATCCCAAACACTGAAATCCTTGCTAGACCTCATAGTTCCTCCTTGAAAGGTCATGTGTCTGACTAGATCGCAACAAAGAAACTCCTTTCTCCCTCCTTGGGTAAAACTCTTGCCTTGCGCATAATCTCATCCTCACACGCCAATCGGATCCTTTCAGGCGTTGCTGGACTCTCGAGCCGCAGAAGCCCCTCACAAGAGTCATCGCCGATCGTAGCCTTTACTCCGGATTGTGCGCGAGCTGCCTTGAGCGCATCTCGAATAGCGAAGAAGACTGAACTTCCCATGAAGAAAGGCGGTTCACCCACACCACGGCTGCGTTGAATAGTACGTAACTCTTTCCATTCCACATCTTTGAGAAGTGACACGTTGAATGTTTGAGGAATATCTCGGAAACCTGGAATCTTGTATGCGCCAGGACCTCGTGTAAAGAGATGCCCGGCCATGGGACCGTTGCGTAGCCATAATGACTCTTCCATCGtgaagagaccaagacctTGGATGAACGCACCCTGGATTTGACCATAGTCGATCGCTGGGTTGATAGACTGACCAACATCCATCTTGATATCTGCGCGTATGCAGGTCCATGTTCCAGTCAGTAGATCAAGCTCCACTTCAGCTGCGGCAACTCCCTGAGTGAAGTAGAAGAAcatcttgcccttgccaGTATTCCAGTCATATCCAATTTCGGGCGTCTTGTAGAAGCCTTGGGCAGAAAGGTTGACACGATCGAAGTAAGCGGCATGGGCAAGATCCTTCATGGTCGCCTCTGGGCCCAGCTTCTTTCGATATGGTGCCAGTCGCTCGTTCAGCTGTTCACATGCGTTGAAAATGGCGTATCCGTTCAGATCTGacgaggctgaagcagctgTTGCGGAGGCGTTGGCCACCGTATTGGTGGAAGTCTCGGAGATGAAGACATTGTCCAATGGAACACCCAGTGTTTGTGCTGCAATCTGGGTGAGCTTAGTATGCAAGCCTTGTCCCATCTCAGTACCACCGTGGGCCACCAAGACAGAGCCATCGTGATAAATGTGCACCAAAGCGCCAGCCTGATTCAGAAAGAGAGCGGTGAACGAAATACCAAACTTGGTCGGAATCAATGCCAGACCTCTCTTCCGCCACTTGTTCGTTTGATTGAAATCGGTAATGGCATGTCGGCGTGCTTCGTACATCGCCTCTTCCTGCACCTGCTTGTACATCAGGGGAACATGCCAATCTCCAAGACCTTGACCAAAATGAGTCTGGCCGTCCTTCTCGTACAAGTTGATCTGGCGCAGCGTTTCGACGGGCATTCCCAATCGGTCAGCCACCTCCTCCATGTACGACTCTGCGATGAACATGCCCTGAGGTCCGCCAAATCCTCGGAACGCAGTATTGGACATCGTGTTCGTCTTGCACAAGCGTCCTCGAATGTACACATTAGGAATATCGTAGCAACCATCGATATGGGTCATTGCTCGCTCGCATACGGCTGCACTGAGGTCGAATGTCCATCCTGCATTGTTGAAGACATCACAATCCAAAGCTTGGATCTTACCGTCCTTGTTCACTCCGATCTTGTATTTGCCAAGGAAAGGATGGCGTTGTCCGCTTGTAACCATGTCTTCCTCTCGCGACAGCATATATCGGACTGGTCTCTTGGTCTTCTTTGCCGCGAGCGCCAAGATGGAGCTGAGAATCACCGATCGTGACTCCTTTCCTCCGAAACCGCCACCCAGTCGTTTGACACGAACGACAACCTTGTTCGACTGTACATCGCAAACTCGCGAAGCGAATACTTGTCTGATTCAAGGGTTAGTATCTAATACTGGCAGAGCGGAAAAAACAAGACCTACGTTTCGTTGGCGTTCTGGGTACTGGCAAAGATCTCCATCTCTCCATCCTCAGGCTTGGGGACAACCAAGCAAGCATTGGTCTCGAGGTAGAAATGTTCTTGACCACCCATTCTTACTGTTCCAGTGAACACATGGTCACACTCCTTGAAAGCCTTCTCCGTATCTCCCTTCTTGATTTCTCTGTAGAAGTTGTGGTAGCTATCGGCTGCAATAGCATCCTCAATCGAGAGCACAGATGGCAAATCTTCATATTCAACCTTGACTGCTCGGGCAGCCTCCTGAGCTCGCAGAGGAGAAGTCGCCAGAACTAAGGCAATCGGTTGACCCACTGTCAGAACCTTGCCCTCAGCGAAGAAAACCTCGTCAAAGTGAGGTGCACCGAATTTGTTGGCATCAGGGGATGGCATGTCATccttatcaacaacatcaactaCTCCCGGAATATCCAAAGCAGCCGAGTAGTCGATAGAGATGATCTTGGCGTGTGCTCGTTTTGAAAGGACATAACAGGCGTGAAGCTCGTTCTTCATAGCAGGAATATCGTCGGTGTATTGCGCCTCGCCTGTTGTTTGCTTGAGGGCAGCCAGATGGGGGTTAGATTTGCCAGTCACTTCCTTCTTGTAAGCCacagcagcatcttcatcgaCTGCTCCACTGGACAAGTCTCGCTCAATCTCGTCAATAGCCTCCTTGTCGACCTGCTCCGAGCTTCCATCGAGGATCGTCAGAACGTCATGGTAAAATCGGTAGAAGAATCCAAAGGCCAAAGACTTTCGGTAAGACGCCATGCCACCCGGAACACTAAATTGCAAGTCAAAGTCGCGACCAAGTGCGTTCATGGTTCCCTCCAAAGTCTCCAAATCAGCAAACCGCCTGCCAACAAGGTATTCCATAGCTGTTTTGGCAGCAGCCGTCATGGCAGCCATGCCACCATAAATGAGGGCTGCTTCTTGAACGATACCTGCATCATCCAAGCGAACCCGCAGAGCTCCAGTAACAATCGCGATATCGTCATCCTTTCTCTTGGCTTGCTTGTACGCCCTGAAGTATTCGCCCTTGCTTTGAGTGACTGGAATTCGTATCGACGCAATGATCGCATCCTGTGCGAGTGCTGTCTTTCGATAACCTGTAAAGAATTGGGAAACAGGGATCTCTGTCTCCTTGGTGGACGACTTAGCCACTAACACAGCATTCGCAGCCCAGAATACGGGGTTGAGATCTGAGATTGGCGATGCTGTGACCAGGTTACCCGCAGGAGTACCAACGTTTCGAATTTGTCGACCAGCGAAGaacttgagctgcttgagcATCGCCTCAAATACCTGTGCGCGTTCCCATCCATAATGAGGGATAGCATGCTCGCAGATACTCTCAAGGTCAGTCAAGACAACATTACCACCAACCTCAAGGTGATCCTCCTTGAAAGTGTACTGCCGCAACTCAGCAATATCGCCAACATAAACCGACACAGGGTATTGCAAAGCCTTAAACTTTGTTTCGATCTGAGTTTCTGTGCTTCCACCGATAATCTTTGCCTGAGGGTGTGCACTCTTGATCCGCAGGAGTTGTTCAACGGTGACAGGGCGATACCATCTCCGTCTCTTGTTTCCGAATGCCAGAGGCCGTAACTCGTGTCTCTTGAGGGCCGGTGGGAAGATAAGTTCTGTGTCTGGGTTATACTCGATGAATCCTGGAGGCGTGAACCTTTTGATAGGTGCATCATCAAGGTTTGCTTTGTCCATACAGCAACCTCCACTGGGTGGACCGTTACCGTTCTCCATGCAGCATCCAGTGCCCCCTGCTTTCTTAAACTTCATACCCGGCTTTTCAACACTGAACGTTTGAGCCGCATCTAGGATAGAACGGTATCCAGTACATCGACACAAGTTGCCATCAAAcgcctcctcaacatcatcttTAGAGGGTGAGTCGTTGTTTCGTAGTAAAGCATACAAGCTCATCACAATACCAGGAGTGCAGAAACCACATTGGCTACCATTAGACTTGGCAATGCGCTCCTGAGTTGGATGGGGCTTCTGGGAGCTACCGATACCTTCAACGGTAACGACATGTTTACCGTCTAAACTGACGAGAGGAGCTAGACATGCGTTGACACTGGCATGGTAGATCTTCTTGGTTGTTGGGTTATACTGGCTGACCACGATTGTGCAAGCTCCGCAACCGCCTTCGCCACAGCCACTATCATCGTCAGAACCACAACAGAAGGTTTTGGGGGCTGCGATAAGTGCTTACAGTTTTGTCCCTGTGAGGCCAATTCCTCGTAGGTATTCCAAGACTGTGACCTCTGGATCTATGTCGTCCAGAACGACTTTGGTTCCGTTAAGATAGAATCGAAGGGTATCATCGAATTTAGAGGTTAGGGTTGCCAAGGGCTCAGGATTGGACTCCCTTGTGGGAGATACAGCGCTAGGCGCCATAATAGTGATGAATAAAAGGAATGGGTATCTTGAATGGTTGttgggaagagaagaaaagtcCAAGAGTCAAAAGGGAAAGGATAGAAAGACAACGGGGCCTCTGTGGCTCTTATCAACAAACGAACCGAGGCGTTGTACAGTTGCCCTTAGGTTGTACTGTAGAAGGGATAGAGGGTTCACGTTCACGAGACGTGGCCGGCAACGGTTAGATAGCGGGTTCAAGTTGAGACTCTTCCCTGCGTCATATTGGCAAAAACAATTGGGCCTTGTGCAACGGCaccttcctcttcctcacgAGATACCTGTGATAGCAAACCAGTGAGCGAATGAGAGTACGGATTGTTGCTGTTTAGGACGTGTCAAGGTTAACTAATCGCCACTGATAAGCCCAAGATTTGCACCCCCGCTCACAGCTACAGCAGCCACTCAGTGCTTGTTCCCTCTGTTGCTTGTGCGGGGAAGAGAGCCTCTACCCCACGATGCAGCTCGCTAACGGCCGGCTCCGCGACCACGATAGGCCAGTTCCACGATCGGGATCCTCCACTTTGACATCGGAGTTCAGAGACAATATCTACGAGTGTTCTGAATATAGCGGTGAACTATGTAGCAGCTGTAGGATAAATCTAGAGAAATACTGTAGTTCTTGTAGTCTTTCTCGGACTCGAAGACATAGCAACACAGACATCCAGATAAGATAAAAAGTGCTTGGCCAACCGGACGATTCCTCACACCCTGGTTGTCGTCTATCTGACAAAACTCATGCACATACCAGGAGGCACTGAAATACGAAGCAACTGCACTATAGGGCTCAAAGAATAAACACAACTTCTACAAAGCCCATCTAATCTAGCCATGCTCTGACTCTTTagctttctttccttctAACACGCTCTACTCTTGAATGTACTTCTTCAGTCCCCTTAGCCTCTCCTTAGCCTGCTCCAAAATATCATCATTCTTACACACAGCAAATCGGATATAATCCTCCGCCAAGTGCGCATTGTTAGGAGTATAAAACTCTGTAGGAGGAATAGCCGCGACACCAATCTCCTGGATGAGGAACCACGCCAGCTTGAAATCTCGGGGGCGGCTTGCGACGTGAGGAGGAAAGGGGTAATCCTCTGGTAGCTTGACcttggccatgttgacgaGAAGGAAGTAACCGCCTTCGGGGTATGTCACGGGCAGGTTGAGCTCCTCGAATACCTCGTTGAGACGGTCgaccttggccttcatcTCCTTGATGGTCTCATCCCAGAAACCATTCTTGTCGGCTTGCTCGAAACCAATGGCGGCAGCTTCTTGAAAGGGGGCgggtgttgagaagcagaTACGTGTGTGAGCGGCAGTGACGGGCTGGATTAGCTCTGGGGGGCCAATCAACCAACCTGTCAAGTATAAGCAAAATGGCATATCTTGGGTACAAACTCATGACCTACCGACACGCCAGCCAGTGGCATAAAAGTTCTTTCCAGCAGATCCAACAGTAAGAGTGAGCTTCTCCACCTCAGGAGAAAGGTTGGCAATTCGAGTAAACGGCACATAGAAAAGACGGTCATAAACCTCATCTGAGAGAATGATAGTCTGGTGCTTGACAGCAAGATCGGCAATCTTTTGTAACTCGTCCTTGTGAAAGACCTTGCCTACAGGGTTGTCTACTTGAGGTCAGCGCTGATATAAGCGGGAAGCTTGTGGTACTCACGGGGAGTGTTGATGACAATCATCTTAGTGCGGGGTGTGAAGGCCTTCTCGagctcatcaaagtcgatcGTCCAGTCTGCGGCCGAAGAGTTCTTTGTAGCTCCTGTCTCTGGAGGGTGAAGGGGAACATAGACGACCTTGCCGCCGGGCATCTGAATGTTGCTGATATATCTGGACCAATGTCAGCTTATCATCCAATCTGGAATGCAAGGCACTCactgatcaaagaatggCTCAAACACAATAACCTCGTCACCAGGCTCAATAAAACCCATAAATGCACTCAGCATACCCTCATTAGCACCAGTTGTGATGATAATCTCAGTCTCAGGGTCCAACTGACGACCCCACAATGGTGAATATGCATCCGCAAGGGCCTTCCTCAACCGCGGTCGTCCCTTAGCAGGCGCATACTGATTGCACTCAACACGGTCCAAAGCCTCTTTGGCAGCGTTAAGAATAAAGTCAGGAGGGTTGTAACCAAAGAAACCCTGGCCCAAGTTCACAATAGGCTGGATAGGTGAAGACGCAGCGGCCTCATTGATCATGGACCTATTTCGGCCGAGTTAGCTTATCGTAGCTTTTCAGGATTTGGAGGGAACTCACCAAacatccttcttctggccCTGGACTCGAGCCGCGGGCTTGAGCTTTTGAGTCTGGTTACTCATGACGCTGACACTACTTGAGAATGATCTTGATAAGTGAAGAGGGATATTGCTTCGGAGTGTAGTCCGGAGCACGGATTGGGAGGGGCGGCTCGGGGTTAATATGGAgcgcaacatcaacagcgaCGAAAGGGTCCCTTTTTCAGTATTAGTCAGATCCCTTGATAACTGTAGCAGAAATCCTCACGTACAATTCTCCAACCGAGAGGAATCACGCCTTGACAATTGGATCAATAGCAGTCTTTCTCTCCGCAGGTAGCTTGTATCTCAACGGTTGCGACATCGCCGTAACCGGGAGCGATAAGTGATGACTAATAACTTTTGCGGGGGGTTAATTCTCCTACTAATCGCGTCATTAGCTCCAATGATGAGCACTGAAATTGGTTTATTAGGATTGGCTCGATAACTCGATGCGAGGTTGTGTTCCGGCACTTGATGCTGTAGAATGCATCGGGTTTGTTCCGACAATAAGCCCTTCTATCCCTTGCTGCccgctcttcttcagcataGCGAGACCGGAGCGTTCTACTACCAGTCGGAAAAGTACCATAGTACGACATGGACCTCCATACAGATAGCCGTGACAAGGGTCGACTTACATACGGCTCATAGTTCTGATGCCGATAATGCTTCATGAGGAACTGAAACGACTTCAGCTAACAACTCGTCGCTATCACAAACACTACACTCAAATCAGTAACTTCAATATCAATGACTTTATTGAGTTGCGATATCACTTCAAGTACGAGAACACATTGCTATACAAGTCCCATCCTGTACTACTCCGTAGTTACATTCGCCTTTCTCTGTCCATATTCAATCTTTGCCATGTTACTCCAACATTTCCCATCCATGAACTCTTGATTCAACTCGGCGACAGATAAACCCCCAAAAGACAAGACAGTTTTCTCTACCAGAACACCAAAGGCTGGAAGCCCTCGGGAGACTTCAGCTCCTCGACAAAATTGGGGCGAGCCTCTAGACGCTCAGCCGTCAGCCTCACCAGCTCAGAAGCGGTGATTCGCTTCTCGTGATCCCATTCAAGTAGCCGTAACAGGATCTTGACTAAGTCATTGCCAGGATTTAGCGTGTTCAAGTTTTGTGCGTGGGTGACGCACTTTCGCGGATAGAGTTTCTCCTGCTTCACAAGATAACGAGGCCACTGGGCCATCATTCCGAGAAGTGAGATTCCGAGCGCCCAAATGTCATCGCTCTTACCGGAGTGTCTCCAGTACTTCTCGATGTAAGGCGACCAGTAGGAGCGGGTTCCGTGAGGTCGTTTGTGCCGGTCA contains these protein-coding regions:
- a CDS encoding xanthine dehydrogenase, giving the protein MAPSAVSPTRESNPEPLATLTSKFDDTLRFYLNGTKVVLDDIDPEVTVLEYLRGIGLTGTKLGCGEGGCGACTIVVSQYNPTTKKIYHASVNACLAPLVSLDGKHVVTVEGIGSSQKPHPTQERIAKSNGSQCGFCTPGIVMSLYALLRNNDSPSKDDVEEAFDGNLCRCTGYRSILDAAQTFSVEKPGMKFKKAGGTGCCMENGNGPPSGGCCMDKANLDDAPIKRFTPPGFIEYNPDTELIFPPALKRHELRPLAFGNKRRRWYRPVTVEQLLRIKSAHPQAKIIGGSTETQIETKFKALQYPVSVYVGDIAELRQYTFKEDHLEVGGNVVLTDLESICEHAIPHYGWERAQVFEAMLKQLKFFAGRQIRNVGTPAGNLVTASPISDLNPVFWAANAVLVAKSSTKETEIPVSQFFTGYRKTALAQDAIIASIRIPVTQSKGEYFRAYKQAKRKDDDIAIVTGALRVRLDDAGIVQEAALIYGGMAAMTAAAKTAMEYLVGRRFADLETLEGTMNALGRDFDLQFSVPGGMASYRKSLAFGFFYRFYHDVLTILDGSSEQVDKEAIDEIERDLSSGAVDEDAAVAYKKEVTGKSNPHLAALKQTTGEAQYTDDIPAMKNELHACYVLSKRAHAKIISIDYSAALDIPGVVDVVDKDDMPSPDANKFGAPHFDEVFFAEGKVLTVGQPIALVLATSPLRAQEAARAVKVEYEDLPSVLSIEDAIAADSYHNFYREIKKGDTEKAFKECDHVFTGTVRMGGQEHFYLETNACLVVPKPEDGEMEIFASTQNANETQVFASRVCDVQSNKVVVRVKRLGGGFGGKESRSVILSSILALAAKKTKRPVRYMLSREEDMVTSGQRHPFLGKYKIGVNKDGKIQALDCDVFNNAGWTFDLSAAVCERAMTHIDGCYDIPNVYIRGRLCKTNTMSNTAFRGFGGPQGMFIAESYMEEVADRLGMPVETLRQINLYEKDGQTHFGQGLGDWHVPLMYKQVQEEAMYEARRHAITDFNQTNKWRKRGLALIPTKFGISFTALFLNQAGALVHIYHDGSVLVAHGGTEMGQGLHTKLTQIAAQTLGVPLDNVFISETSTNTVANASATAASASSDLNGYAIFNACEQLNERLAPYRKKLGPEATMKDLAHAAYFDRVNLSAQGFYKTPEIGYDWNTGKGKMFFYFTQGVAAAEVELDLLTGTWTCIRADIKMDVGQSINPAIDYGQIQGAFIQGLGLFTMEESLWLRNGPMAGHLFTRGPGAYKIPGFRDIPQTFNVSLLKDVEWKELRTIQRSRGVGEPPFFMGSSVFFAIRDALKAARAQSGVKATIGDDSCEGLLRLESPATPERIRLACEDEIMRKARVLPKEGERSFFVAI
- a CDS encoding aminotransferase; translation: MLRSILTPSRPSQSVLRTTLRSNIPLHLSRSFSSSVSVMSNQTQKLKPAARVQGQKKDVWSMINEAAASSPIQPIVNLGQGFFGYNPPDFILNAAKEALDRVECNQYAPAKGRPRLRKALADAYSPLWGRQLDPETEIIITTGANEGMLSAFMGFIEPGDEVIVFEPFFDQYISNIQMPGGKVVYVPLHPPETGATKNSSAADWTIDFDELEKAFTPRTKMIVINTPHNPVGKVFHKDELQKIADLAVKHQTIILSDEVYDRLFYVPFTRIANLSPEVEKLTLTVGSAGKNFYATGWRVGWLIGPPELIQPVTAAHTRICFSTPAPFQEAAAIGFEQADKNGFWDETIKEMKAKVDRLNEVFEELNLPVTYPEGGYFLLVNMAKVKLPEDYPFPPHVASRPRDFKLAWFLIQEIGVAAIPPTEFYTPNNAHLAEDYIRFAVCKNDDILEQAKERLRGLKKYIQE
- a CDS encoding aminotransferase — protein: MLRSILTPSRPSQSVLRTTLRSNIPLHLSRSFSSSVSVMSNQTQKLKPAARVQGQKKDVWSMINEAAASSPIQPIVNLGQGFFGYNPPDFILNAAKEALDRVECNQYAPAKGRPRLRKALADAYSPLWGRQLDPETEIIITTGANEGMLSAFMGFIEPGDEVIVFEPFFDQYISNIQMPGGKVVYVPLHPPETGATKNSSAADWTIDFDELEKAFTPRTKMIVINTPHNPVGKVFHKDELQKIADLAVKHQTIILSDEVYDRLFYVPFTRIANLSPEVEKLTLTVGSAGKNFYATGWRVGRS